One stretch of Miscanthus floridulus cultivar M001 chromosome 18, ASM1932011v1, whole genome shotgun sequence DNA includes these proteins:
- the LOC136523818 gene encoding coronatine-insensitive protein homolog 1b-like: MYGLIPDDWGAYARPWVTELAAPLECLKALHLRRMVVTDNDLAELVRARGHMLQELKLDKCTGFSTDGLRLVAHSCR, encoded by the exons ATGTACGGCCTCATACCCGACGACTGGGGCGCCTACGCCCGCCCCTGGGTCACCGAGCTCGCCGCGCCGCTCGAGTGCCTCAAGGCGCTCCACCTCCGCCGCATGGTCGTCACGGACAACGACCTCGCCGAGCTCGTCCGTGCCAGGGGCCACATGCTGCAGGAGCTCAAGCTCGACAAGTGCACCGGCTTCTCCACGGATGGACTACGCCTCGTTGCCCACTCCTGCAG GTGA